A genomic stretch from Asterias rubens chromosome 19, eAstRub1.3, whole genome shotgun sequence includes:
- the LOC117303391 gene encoding protein Dr1-like gives MAESGTPEDDLSVPRAALNKMIKELLPSVRVSNDSRELILNCCTEFIHLLSSEANDVCNKSLKKTISPEHVLAALDSLGFGAYLEECKSVLEECKTVAAKKRRASNRLENLGIPVEELLRQQEELFAKAREEQAVIEQQEWVQLQAAQQQQSLLQQQQQQAQQVQTATSQTSNMQHDAT, from the exons ATGGCTGAAAGCGGTACGCCAGAGGACGACTTGAGTGTGCCTCGCGCAGCCCTTAACAAAATGATCAAGGAACTCCTACCCTCAGTCCGAGTCTCCAACGACTCACGAGAACTCATCTTGAACTGTTGTACGGAGTTTATCCATCTTCTGTCTTCGGAGGCGAACGATGTGTGCAACAAAAGTCTCAAGAAGACGATTTCACCCGAACATGTGCTGGCAG CTCTAGATAGTTTGGGTTTTGGTGCGTACTTGGAGGAGTGCAAGTCCGTTTTAGAAGAGTGTAAAACGGTTGCTGCTAAGAAGAGACGAGCGAGCAACAGATTAGAGAACCTTGGCATACCGGTGGAAGAGTTGCTAAGACAACAGGAGGAACTCTTTGCAAAG GCAAGAGAGGAGCAAGCAGTGATTGAGCAGCAGGAATGGGTACAATTACAGGCCGCTCAACAGCAGCAGTCATTAttacaacagcagcaacagcaagcACAGCAGGTGCAAACAGCAACAAGCCAAACATCCAACATGCAACATGATGCAACGTGA
- the LOC117303390 gene encoding RAB6-interacting golgin-like — protein MEWEGFTDAQLNRLKSNPDQHDQDSVTNYHQDGTRTDGRHHQQGRPQTSRPPSQRGRGRGPQGLNRPHVTDPINKKQMLSKPKQVQKQQGTNQKQEQMLSNQEQVQKESTNQTPDRTKAPGADSSKTEVKRPVDQAQSNSQTPVEVNRTKSVQSAEAGKKNEAGGDRKVQDEPKKKEKPLGKELGEEEGLSRELSKMEHFQQQQKEIEDDNSRKKKLLAMAIADRKKKTQAETKRLAYIQKELSKIEEFLTNDVNILRDKIEEASRNYSEAQKRYQKAEAEFVTAKISLHKLSDHKEALTEHLCTIIRENELRKSKKLEELVEKLDVDNFETFEAEMEAGKAQAQARLSSSSSVGGTSEDAKGTPSTGEVSGDGGVPDSPTIPPASKTEVHDPPSTPQGQGSLTSGAGDDVQQQEVTVPQLNSNEMSETLGETDLNKNIDDSSSKSLATTGSGESITTGV, from the exons ATGGAGTGGGAAGGATTCACAGATGCACAATTAAACCGACTCAAGAGCAACCCCGATCAACATGATCAAG aTTCAGTTACAAATTATCACCAAGATGGAACGAGAACGGACGGACGGCATCATCAACAGGGCAGACCACAAACCTCTCGACCTCCATCCCAGAGGGGCAGGGGCAGAGGACCCCAAGGACTGAATCGTCCCCATGTGACGGACccaattaataaaaaacaaatgctgTCCAAACCAAAACAGGTGCAAAAACAACAGGGGACCAATCAGAAACAAGAGCAGATGCTATCCAATCAAGAGCAGGTGCAAAAGGAATCGACCAATCAGACGCCAGATAGAACAAAAGCACCAGGTGCGGACTCATCCAAAACCGAAGTGAAACGACCCGTTGATCAAGCtcaatcaaattctcaaacacCTGTTGAGGTGAATAGAACTAAATCAGTACAGAGTGCAGAAGCAGGAAAGAAAAATGAGGCAGGAGGGGACAGGAAAGTCCAAGATGAGCCCAAGAAAAAAGAGAAACCTCTGGGGAAGGAACTGGGCGAGGAGGAAGGACTGAG TCGAGAGTTGAGCAAAATGGAGCATTTTCAACAACAGCAAAAAGAGATCGAGGATGACAACTCACGCAAGAAGAAGTTATTGGCCATGGCCATCGCAGACAG AAAGAAGAAGACTCAAGCAGAAACGAAACGTCTTGCCTACATCCAGAAGGAGTTGAGTAAAATTGAAGAGTTCTTGACCAACGACGTGAACATCCTTCGCGATAAGATCGAGGAAGCAAGCAGGAACTACAGCGAAGCTCA GAAGCGCTACCAGAAAGCCGAGGCCGAGTTTGTGACGGCCAAAATTAGCCTCCACAAATTGAGTGATCACAAGGAAGCCCTCACCGAACATCTCTGCACAATCATACGCGAAAATGAGCTTCGCAAATCCAAGAAACTGGAAGAGCTTGTGGAGAAGCTAGACGTGGACAACTTTGAAACATTCGAGGCCGAGATGGAGGCAGGGAAAGCCCAGGCACAAGCTCGTCTGTCATCCTCCTCATCGGTTGGAGGTACTTCGGAAGATGCGAAGGGAACCCCGTCGACGGGAGAGGTCTCAGGTGACGGTGGGGTTCCTGATAGTCCAACAATCCCACCTGCTTCCAAGACTGAGGTCCACGATCCCCCAAGCACCCCTCAAGGTCAAGGGTCATTGACCTCTGGTGCAGGCGATGATGTCCAACAACAAGAGGTAACAGTGCCACAATTGAACTCAAATGAGATGTCGGAAACATTGGGTGAGACAGACTTGAATAAAAATATTGACGACTCTTCAAGTAAAAGCTTGGCTACCACAGGCTCAGGAGAAAGTATAACAACTGGGGTGTAG